The sequence below is a genomic window from Persephonella sp..
GACAATGTAGAGCTGACAGTGGAGTTAATGGAGCCAGTAGCTATAGAGGAACAGATGAGATTTGCGATCAGGGAAGGTGGTAGAACTGTAGGTGCTGGTGTTGTTACTAAAATAATTGAGTAAGAGGGTAAAAGATGCAGGAGAAGATAAGAATAAAACTGAAAGCATTTGATCATAAAGTTTTAGATCAATCAGTTAAACAGATCATAGACACTGTAAAAAGAAGTGGTGGGGTTATAAAGGGCCCCATTCCACTTCCTACACAGAGAAAGATGTGGTGTGTTCACAGATCACCACACAAATTTGAGCAGTCAAGGGAACATTTTGAGATGAGAATTCACAAAAGGCTGATTG
It includes:
- the rpsJ gene encoding 30S ribosomal protein S10; the encoded protein is MQEKIRIKLKAFDHKVLDQSVKQIIDTVKRSGGVIKGPIPLPTQRKMWCVHRSPHKFEQSREHFEMRIHKRLIDIENATPQTIEALMDISLPAGVDVEIKLS